In Holophagales bacterium, the DNA window GTCGTGGCGCGGATCGCGCTCACGGCGCTCGCCGTCGCCGCCGGCCTCGCGACCCGCCTCGCCCCGGACGCGGCGTGGCCCGTCGTCGCGGCCCTCGCCCTCGCCTTCGCCGCGGAGGCGGCAGGCCGGGTTCTCTTCTACGAGGCGCGGGTCCGCTCGGGGCTCTGAAGGGGTTCGGGCGGTCAGCGCTCCGGCGCTTCTGCGGCGGTCACACGGTGCTCGCCGCCGCGGCGGTGGATCGTGACGGCGTAGCGCTCTCCGGTCTTCAGCAGGACGTGACAGACCTGCGAGCCGTCGTCGGGCACGACCCGGGACGGACAGTCGACGGACGCCAGCTCCAGCGAGCGCGACGCGAACGACTTCCGGATCAGCCACGGCGCGTCGAGGACCTGGCAGGTGAAGTCGTTCCGTTCGAAGTCGTCGCTGCGGCCGCTCTGCTCGATCCGGACGGGGACCTCGCGCCCGGAGGCGAGATGGGCGGTCCCGAGGACGGCGTCCCCGGCCTTCTCGAGCTTCTCGAGCGGCCCGGCCAGGCGGGCCACGGGCTCGCCGAGGAGCTCGGAGGCCTTCCCGCGCAGCATGGCCTCGAGAATGGAGGCCTGGAGGGCGGAGCCGGCGGCCGGGTAGATGCGGAACGCCGAGACTTTCGGGACCTCTCCGTCGTACTCGATGCGGAACCGTGCGACGCCCGGACCCTTCTCGGAGTCGAGGTCCCAGGCGAGCTCGGAGTGACGGACCTCGGGGTCCGGCGTCGAGCGGACCGAAACGCCCCGGACGGAGGCCGAACGCAGCGCGCCCATCGAGCCCCGGGCCGACCCGAGCTGCGCCTCCAGGTCGGCGAGGGGCATCGCCGCGCGGAGCGCGGGGTGCAGGGCCGCGTGGAGCTCCTTCCAGGCGGCACGGCGGTACGTGTCCAGGAACGCACGGCCGGGAGGCTCCACGACGGCGCGCTCCTCGGGGCCGAGCCTCGATACGGGGAACGTGACGAGGACGACCGTCGCCTGGATGTCGCGGTCGACCGTCAGCGTGTAGCGCGCCGTCTCGCCCTTCTCGTCCACCGTGTCGCAGTCGAAGAAGCCTCCCGGCGGGACGGGTCTCGGGACGTCGCACGCGAAGGTCGAGAAGCCGTGGCCGTTCGCCTTCCGGTAGACCGGCTCCACGAGGGAGCGCGTGAGGGCGGAGACCTCGGCGGACAGACCTTCCTTGGCGGGGCCCTCGGAATCGTTGCGTCGGAGGCGAGGAGCGGGAGAGCGAGCAGCAGGAACGGAAGGACGGGCACGGGGACCTCCTCGATGGTTTCGACGCGTTAGAGGAGAACGATCAGCACCGACGCCGCTCCGAAGAACACGGCGTAGACGAGCCACGTCACCGTGAACTCGCTCTCTACGACCGGCGTCGGCCGGATCCACCAGCTGAGTTTCGAAGGCACCTTCCGATAGGCGAAGACGAGCGCGGATCGAAGCGACACGACGAGAAACAGGAGAATCAGCAGCGATCCCCACATCCAGCCCGCGAAGGCGTCGACGCGCAGCGCCAGCACGGCGAGCAGGACGAGGCCCGCCGCCGCGTATCCGTACGCGAGCCTTTGTCCGATGCTCCGGGCACGGGACGCGAACCTCTTGGACATGTCTTTCTACGGTCGCCCGGAGCATAGAACGAACCGCGGCCGCCACGTCACCGGGCGGGGCCTCGACGCGTCATCGACCCTCGTCGTTATTCCGCGCTCTCCCCGCTGTCCGTTGCCCTCTCCCCGTGCCGTGCGGTGAGGAGCGCCGCTGTGCCGAGGCCGCCGAGGACCCCGACGACCAGGACGGCGACGAGCTGCGTCCATCCGCCGACCGTGACCGGGTGGATGAACGCCGCGGCCGCGGCGGCTAGGTCGAAGCCGGCGGCCGGGTCCTTGCGATACGCCTTCACCGCGACGAGCCCGATCATCCAGGCGGCGCTCACGACGAGGGTCACGATCGCGCCGGCCGCGCCGCGCCGGGCGATCTGCCGCCCGGTCATCCGCCGCCGGACGGCGACCGTCTCGGCCGTGAAGCGCGGCTCGCGCACGCCGATCGGCGCGAACCTCTGGAGCAGGATCAGCCCCGGCACGCCGGCGGCGATCGTGAACCAGAAGAACGTCCGCCACCCGGCGGCGTCCACGATGAGGCCGGTGATCGGGCCGCCGAGGATGCGGGGCAGGCCGAAGAGCGACGAGAAGAGCGCGTACTGCGTCGCCGAGAACCTCTTCTCGGTGATGCGCAGGAGGAGCACGCCGAACGCCCCCATCCCGAGGCCGCTCGTGATCATCTCGAACGCCATCGCGCCGTACATGACGGGGCGGCCGCCCGGCCAGTAGGTGATCAGGACGTAGCCGATGTTCGAGAAGATCTGGAAGAAGCCGAAGATCCAGAGCGAGTGCCCGAGGCCGATCCGGGTGCAGGCGACGCCGCCGAGGAACGTGCCGGCGATCGTCAGGGCGACGCCCGCGGTGCCGAGGACGAAGCCGCGGTCGAACCCGCCGTACCCCATGTCGATGAGGAAGGGCCGGAGCAGCGACTGCGAGAGCGCGTCGGCCAGCTTGTAGAGGACGACGAAGACCAGGATCTCGACCGCGCGGTGGCGCGAGAGGCACTCGAGGAACGGCAGCCAGATCGCGTCGCGCAGCGTCTTCGGCCCGGCGGGCGGCTCCTCCGGCTCCGGCGAGCGCCACGTGACGAGGATGAGCGGCAGGTAGGCGAGGCCGAGGAGGAGGTTGACCGCGCCCCACCCGAGGCTCGCTGCCGCCCAGATCGCGAGGCCCCCCGAGAGGGTCATGGCTGCCCGGTACACGGCCGTGCGCAGGCCGACCGCGACGCCGTGCTCCTCCTTCCGGAGGACGTCGACCGCGTAGGCGTCGATCGCGATGTCCTGCGTGGCGGCCGAGAGCGCGACGGCGAGCGTCAGCGCCAGCGCGACCCACGGCGTCTCGGGCCGGCTCCCCACGCCGGAGAGCCCGAGCCCCGAGAGCGCGAGCGCCACCTGCGCCACCGCGATCCATCCCCGCCGCCGGCCCCAGAACGGCAGCCGGAAACGGTCCATGAGCGGCGACCAGAGGAACTTGAAGGACCAGGGGGCCTGCGCGAGCGTGAAGAGCCCGACGACGCGGATGTCGACGCCCATCGAGCGCATCCAGTCGGGGATCGCGATCCAGACGAGCCCGAGCGGCAGCCCCGACGAGAACGACAGCGCCACCACCGCCGCCACCCGCGACATCGTCCCCCGCCGCGCCCCCTCTGGCGCCCCCGCAACCGCCTCGCTCATGGCCGGCGGATTGTACGGGGAGGCGCGGCCCCGCACCGCGAACGGGCGCCGGTCAGCTTCCCGTCTTCGCCTTCTCCGTCTTCTCTGGCGGACCCTTGACCTTGTCCTTCTCCACGAGGCCCGAGAGGATCTCGACCTGGATGCCGTCGGAGAGGCCGGTCTTCACCTCGCGCTTCTCGAACTTCTGCGGGGCGGTCTCGACCTCGACGAACTTCTTGCCGTCCTCGAAGGCGAGGAGGCTCTCGTTCAGCGCGAGGACGTCGTCCCGCCGGTCGAGGACGATGTCGGCGTTCGCGCTGTAGTTCGCGCGGATCACGACGTCCTTGATCGGCTTCAGCGCCGCCTTGATCTCGAACTGGATCGCCCCCTCCTTTTCGACCCCCTTCGGAGCGATGTGCTCGAGCGTCGCCTCGGGCTTTTTCCCCTCGACGGCCCCGATCGTCAGGAGGAGCGTCATCCCGGGCTTGAGCTTGCCGACCTCCGACTCGTCCACCTTGCCGAGGAAGATCATGTCGCCCATGTCGGCGATCGTAGCGATCGTCGTCCCCTCGTTGAACGTGTTCGTCTCGATGACGGAGTTGCCGACCTTCACCGGCACCTCGAGGACGGTCCCCGAGATCGTGGAGCGGACGAGGGTGTTCGAGGCGTCGCCCGTCGTCCGGGAGATCCCCTTCTGGATCAGGTCGAGGTTGTCGCTCGCGGTGCGCAGCTCGGTCCGCGTGTTCTCGAGGGCGGTCTGGTACGTCTGGAAGGCGGAGGCCGAGATCGTTCCGTCGCGGGAGAGCGCCACGTTTCGTGCGTGGTCCTTCTCGGCGGCGTCGAGGGCGATCTTCGCCTTCTCCACGCGGCTCTGCGCCTCGTTGAGGCGGACCATGTCGGGGACGAGGCGGATCTTCGCGATGAGGTCCCCCTCCCTGATCTTCGCCCCGGCCTCGACGTGGATCTCCTCGATGATCCCCGAGACGCGCGGCTTGATGGCGACCTCCTGCCGCGGGACGACGGAGCCGGTCGAGACGGCCTTCTTGATGATCGTCGCGACCTTCGGCGACTCGGTCTGCCAGACGGTCTCGGCTTTCTGCGACTTGGCCCAGAGGAACCAGACGGTCCCCGCGAAGAGGGCGAGGACGAGCAGGCCGGCGGCGATTCCGAGGATCTTCTTCAGCATGGGACGGTCACTCCGATCTGAGGGCGACGGTGGGGCTGACGGCGAGGGCGCGCTGCGCGGGGGCGAGGCCGGCGAGGACGCCCGCCACGACGAGGATGGCGAGGGCCTGGAGCGCCTCGCCGACGCCGACGTCGGGGTCGAGGAACATCCCCGCGCCGCCCGGCGGGAGGAGCCTGCCGATGCCGACGACGAGGGCGATTCCCGCGACGAGGCCGAGGTAGCCGGCGAGCGACGTCAGGATGACGGACTCGGAGACGATCTGGCTGACGACGGCCGAGGGCTTCGCTCCGAGCGCCCGGCGGATGCCGATCTCCTTCGTCCGCTCCCTGACGATGATGAGCATGATGTTCGAGACGCCGATGACGCCGGCGGCGAGCGTGCCGACGCCGACGATCCAGACGAGGAGGCGGATCCCCGAGAAGAGCCCCTGGATCTTCGTGTACTCCTCCTCGAGGTTGAAGTGGCCGAAGGCGCGGAGGTCGTCGGGGGCCACCCTGTGCCGCGACCGGAGGAGGGAGAGGACCTTCTCCTCGGCGACGGAGGCGGGAACGTCGGGACGGGAGATGATCGCCATCCAGCCGACACGGTCGCCGTAGTTGAAGGCCCGCTGGAACGTCGTGAACGGGACGAAGATCGTCTGCGCGTCGCGCTCGGCCGCGTCTCCCGTCTGCGGCGAGACGAAGACGCCGACGACCTGGAAGTAGACCCCCCGGATGACGATCGAATCGCCGATCGGCTCCTCCCCGCGCGCGAAGAGGAGCTCCAGGACGCGGGTCCCGATGACGGCGACTTTCCGGCTCTCCTCGACGTCGATCGGGTTGAGGAAACGTCCCGATTCGAGCCTCAGCGACTGGACCCGGCGGATCTCGGGGTAGTCGCCCATGACGCTGAAGGCGCCGGTCTTCCGGCCGCGGGAGACGTTGTTCCCGCCGCCGAAACCGCGGAGCTGGTTGCGCGGGGCGACGACCTCGACCTCGGGGACCTTCTCGCGGATCGCGGCGACGTCGGCGTTCGTCATCCGGATGCCGCGGCCGGCGGGCATCCCGGCGAACGGCTTCTGCGTCCGCTGCGTCCAGATGAAGAAGCTGTTCGTCGCGCCGTCGGAAAAGCCCTGGAGGACGCCCTTCTTCAGGCCCGAGCCCGATCCGAGCATCACCATGAGGAGGAAGATCCCCCAGAAGACGCCGAAGGCCGTGAGGGCCGTCCGGGTCCGGTTTCGGAAGAGGGCGACCCGGATCTCCTGCCAGTGGTCGAGGTCGAGGAGGTGCGTCACGGCTACTCGTCCCTCAGGGCCTCGACGGGGCGGATCGCCGCGGCCTTGCGTGCCGGGAAGAAGCCGGCCACGCCGCCCGCGACGACGAGGAGGAGCGTCGCCGAGACGGCGACGCCGAAGTCGACCTCGGGGTTGCGGAACATCTCGGACTCCCCGAGCGAGCGCGACATCACCTCGAGGAGCGCGACCCCCGCGACGAGCCCGACGTAGCCGGCGACCCCCGTGACGAGGATCGCCTCCTTCAGGATGAGGGACATGACGGACATGGGCGTCGCGCCGACCGCCTTGCGGATCCCGATCTCCTTCGTCCGCTCCTTGACGGCGATCATCATGATGTTCGAGACGCCGACGACGCCGGCGAGAAGCGTCCCGATGCCGATGACCCAGACGAACGCGCGGATGCCGCCCATCAGGTCGACGAACCGCTGGAACTCGACGACGGCATTCGAGATGAAGACGGCCCGCTTGTCGTCGGGGTCGAAGTCGTGCCGCTCGGCGACCCTGAGCCTCAGGTCGGTCGCGATGGCCTGGCTCTCGTCGACCGAGGCGTCGCCGACCGTCATCATGATCATCGCGACGTTGTTCGCGCCGCCGTAGGTCCGCTGGGCGGTCGAGATCGGGATGTAGATCTTCTCCTGCTCCCCCTCGCCGCCGACGTCGGTGAAGACCCCGACGACCTGGAACGGGACCCCCTTGATCTCGAGGTACTCGCCGAGGGCCGGCGCCCCCTTGAAGAGCTGGGCCTTCACGCGCTCGCCGATGACCGCGACCTTCCGGTGCTCTTCGACGTCGGTGGGGTTGAGGAAGCGCCCCCCGGTGATGATCGACTGCTCGAGGTGCTGGTGGTCGGGGTGGACGGCGCGGACGTCGAAGCTGGAGGTTTCCCCGTGCCAGGCGACCGTCAGCGTCCCGCGGATGAAGAAGCGCGAGGTGATGTGCTCGACCCCCTTCACGCCCCCGCGGATGGTGTCGTAGTCCTCGTTCGTGAACTGAACCGTCCGCCCGGGCCGGAGCCCTTTCCACGGGACGCTCGTCTGGCCGCTCCGGATCCAGATGCTGTTCGTGGCGTCGTCCCGGAAGCCGTACTCGACTCCCTTCGAGAGCCCCTGCCCGGAGCCGAGGAGGACGATGAGCATGAGGATTCCCCACGCCACGCTGAAC includes these proteins:
- a CDS encoding MFS transporter, giving the protein MSEAVAGAPEGARRGTMSRVAAVVALSFSSGLPLGLVWIAIPDWMRSMGVDIRVVGLFTLAQAPWSFKFLWSPLMDRFRLPFWGRRRGWIAVAQVALALSGLGLSGVGSRPETPWVALALTLAVALSAATQDIAIDAYAVDVLRKEEHGVAVGLRTAVYRAAMTLSGGLAIWAAASLGWGAVNLLLGLAYLPLILVTWRSPEPEEPPAGPKTLRDAIWLPFLECLSRHRAVEILVFVVLYKLADALSQSLLRPFLIDMGYGGFDRGFVLGTAGVALTIAGTFLGGVACTRIGLGHSLWIFGFFQIFSNIGYVLITYWPGGRPVMYGAMAFEMITSGLGMGAFGVLLLRITEKRFSATQYALFSSLFGLPRILGGPITGLIVDAAGWRTFFWFTIAAGVPGLILLQRFAPIGVREPRFTAETVAVRRRMTGRQIARRGAAGAIVTLVVSAAWMIGLVAVKAYRKDPAAGFDLAAAAAAFIHPVTVGGWTQLVAVLVVGVLGGLGTAALLTARHGERATDSGESAE
- a CDS encoding efflux RND transporter periplasmic adaptor subunit; its protein translation is MLKKILGIAAGLLVLALFAGTVWFLWAKSQKAETVWQTESPKVATIIKKAVSTGSVVPRQEVAIKPRVSGIIEEIHVEAGAKIREGDLIAKIRLVPDMVRLNEAQSRVEKAKIALDAAEKDHARNVALSRDGTISASAFQTYQTALENTRTELRTASDNLDLIQKGISRTTGDASNTLVRSTISGTVLEVPVKVGNSVIETNTFNEGTTIATIADMGDMIFLGKVDESEVGKLKPGMTLLLTIGAVEGKKPEATLEHIAPKGVEKEGAIQFEIKAALKPIKDVVIRANYSANADIVLDRRDDVLALNESLLAFEDGKKFVEVETAPQKFEKREVKTGLSDGIQVEILSGLVEKDKVKGPPEKTEKAKTGS
- a CDS encoding ABC transporter permease → MTHLLDLDHWQEIRVALFRNRTRTALTAFGVFWGIFLLMVMLGSGSGLKKGVLQGFSDGATNSFFIWTQRTQKPFAGMPAGRGIRMTNADVAAIREKVPEVEVVAPRNQLRGFGGGNNVSRGRKTGAFSVMGDYPEIRRVQSLRLESGRFLNPIDVEESRKVAVIGTRVLELLFARGEEPIGDSIVIRGVYFQVVGVFVSPQTGDAAERDAQTIFVPFTTFQRAFNYGDRVGWMAIISRPDVPASVAEEKVLSLLRSRHRVAPDDLRAFGHFNLEEEYTKIQGLFSGIRLLVWIVGVGTLAAGVIGVSNIMLIIVRERTKEIGIRRALGAKPSAVVSQIVSESVILTSLAGYLGLVAGIALVVGIGRLLPPGGAGMFLDPDVGVGEALQALAILVVAGVLAGLAPAQRALAVSPTVALRSE
- a CDS encoding ABC transporter permease is translated as MIEIDTWQEIFDTVRKNKLRTFLTGFSVAWGILMLIVLLGSGQGLSKGVEYGFRDDATNSIWIRSGQTSVPWKGLRPGRTVQFTNEDYDTIRGGVKGVEHITSRFFIRGTLTVAWHGETSSFDVRAVHPDHQHLEQSIITGGRFLNPTDVEEHRKVAVIGERVKAQLFKGAPALGEYLEIKGVPFQVVGVFTDVGGEGEQEKIYIPISTAQRTYGGANNVAMIMMTVGDASVDESQAIATDLRLRVAERHDFDPDDKRAVFISNAVVEFQRFVDLMGGIRAFVWVIGIGTLLAGVVGVSNIMMIAVKERTKEIGIRKAVGATPMSVMSLILKEAILVTGVAGYVGLVAGVALLEVMSRSLGESEMFRNPEVDFGVAVSATLLLVVAGGVAGFFPARKAAAIRPVEALRDE